One Cardiocondyla obscurior isolate alpha-2009 linkage group LG02, Cobs3.1, whole genome shotgun sequence genomic window, GAAAGATATACACAAATAGAGGTTAGCTACAAGTTTTAAACGACTACTTTATTGGCAATTTTTCTAGGCATCAACCTATACTAGTTTTACGTTACGTTTTCGTTCGTGTGTGTTGTTCTTGGCGTGCGCCGTCGAGCGTATTCTTGCATTAATATCGTATAATTCCTCTGCCTTGTATGTACGCGTGTACGGATATTGCATGTATGTCTATACCTGTGTCTGTATGTGGAAGTGTACTTTTTCGTTGGTACACACGCGTGTTCATCGCGCGCGTGTTCTAACGCGAGCGCGAAAGTCGTCGTTGAACGATCCACTGttttcccgttttttttttttttcctctcctctcccctTGAAACGAAAAAGTCGGAAAAGTCAAAACGAACGAATCAACcgagacggaaagaaaaacgagaggGCAAATAAAAACGCGAACTAAAAATCGGAGACTCGAACGTCGCGTTTACATCGGCTTCCACATTTCGCTGTCGGCGATCTGCGGAGAacagagaaaggaaaaggaagaaaagtgAGACGCCTAGGGAAAGCGAACATCTTTTCGAATTTCGAAGCTCGGCGATGTGAAAAggaagggaaagagggagTCGCGGGTGGTAGTCATCGATCGTTCCCCTCCGTGGGTGACTTTACATGGCGAATCACCCTCTCGCGCGTCCCCTTTACGCGAAACGtctttttcccctctcgtATCCGTTCTTTTCAGGAAGCAATCGGCGATATCAAATCGGTTACGCGCGTCGCGGCGCGTCTATTATTATATAGACCCCCGGCCTGACCCCTGTCCCCTTTATGGCACGTTACGTGGCTGGCACATTATAGGAATGTAGCGACGAATAATGAGGGAACATGCGGTAAAAGTAAACGTAAAGGAggaacgattttttttttccggatcGGAGGAAGACGTTAGATGAAACTGCGCGGTTCGCGACACATACACGCGGACACGCGCGCGATGCGCACACTcgcgcgtgtaattaattaagcgtGTCACAGTAACGTAATACGAGTGTGTTTTGCATTTATGTaagctaataataataataataatataataatcataaGTAATGACAAGCATAATAATGATGCTGatgcgtaataataattatcgtcaaatagtaataataatcatgATAATGGCggtaataatgataatgagtaatagtaatagtaataCGATTCTCGAGTATCGAGTATCAGCGCTTACGCAATTAGTCGTTCTGGGAGGAGCTCTGCGTATAtatcgtatatatgtatatactacggagttctttctctctctctttttctctctctctctctcacattctctctttctttctctctctctctcttattctcTCCTCCTGCAAATTCTTTTCACCTTTTCCCGCATCGCTATCGATCTGTCGTGAGAAATCCGAAACGACAGCTTTCGCTCGCGAGCGTTTCTCGTATAGATGTTTCTCACAGTCAGGTGGAAGTAGTTTGGATCGTGGTAATCAAACAGGATGGGGAAAAAATCAgctaaaagttaaaaaaaaataaaaataaaaataaaaaaaaaaaagaaattgctaaTCGCGGCGAGATCACCGATTCGCGCTCGTCTCTTAATAATTTCGCGTCAATGTCGGATCACGCGAACGAGGCTTGAGTGAGATAAAgagcgtgaaataaaaattgtacgaGGAAACGAGAAGCGCGCTCGTAGTTATTCGATTAGCTGGAATCGTCACAGCCGCCACGTGGAGCCAGTCGTGATTAAGCGAATAGATTTAATCGCAGCCGCGGGAAGAAAGAACGCAATTTGCGGATAAAACCGACGACGGGAAGCCGTTAAAGGATTCACGCGATTGTGAAAGCTTGAATATAGAGAACGTACGATACACTGGCAGTCGGAATCCTTATTATCTCATCCTGCTTTATATCCTGTCCCTCTTGAACGCTCGAGCGATGACATTCGTGTCGGTGGGAAGCGAAATCGCAAGCAAACCGTAATAAGAAAAGCGGAAGACGAGGAGGGAAGGTTTAGagggcaagaaaaaaaaataataaaaataaaaaaaaaataagaaataggTTGATATTATATAGGAGGAAAGATGTATCAATCAGCATGCTTCACCTACGTTTCATACACAACTAGTGGTGGTTAGCGCTCATCAAAAAATACCAGCTACGCTAATATAATTACTATATCAACATTCGCAATATAAGATACATAATTATCAGATTGagatacaaatataaatatatatgtatatatacgtatatacgtacatatgcATGTACGTAtgtgtatgtacgtatataccGGGAGGCTTACGGAATCGGAACAAATCGGAAGAAATCGAAGGGCGGGAGGGAGAGGAAAGGAAGACCTGCTGGTCTGGAAAAGAAAGGTGGCTTTAGCCGTGGTGACACATTATTCTCGGCGATAACGAGATATTATCCTTTTGTCACTGAGCAGATATTAGATCGTAGATGAACATCAGACAAGGCAAAGCTCGATTATCCGATATCGATGTCAACTCTCGCCGTGCGAATATcatgcctttttttttatccgttgACGATGACGATTTCATTGGTTTTCAAAATTGCAAAGTTCTGCCGAGTTATCGGATTCGCGGGCACGATGGTTGCTTCACGAGACGATTGTCAGCGACCATAATACATCAATTCTTTATAGGACATCGATACCGCGATATTTTAACCAATTTCGCTTCGAAAAATGTATACGGAGGTAAACGAAAAATGAATATGATCGTGTAAAGAGTTTTATCGCAAAGTTGGCGAACAAAAAGCACAACCGTGCGTCGTAAAAGTTTGGTTTCTACTTTGTTATCAACGCGACTCCGTCCACAGCGATCACATTTTATTACGAGACAGTCATTTTATGTGATGTatttttttgattattttttttcccattaATTTGTTCTTCGAAAGCCACAGGTTAACTTCCCGCcctataaagaattaatatcacTCGCGCTGTCATTAATCTTGTGTCTATCGTGCGATCTTATTCTACGCTCTCGAATTGTCGAAGGCGGCATCGCggtaagattaaaaaatttctttccattGCGGCTCGCGGCGCTCCATTAGAGCTTGCAAAATTGTTACAGCACTCGATAAAATCGTCACGTCTCCCGTCGGTGCGACATTGCTGTGAGATACTTCTAAAATGATAGCTCAGAGGAGCGTCAAGTGACGCATCACGACGCGGATGAACGATCCGCTCCGTACAGTTAAATTTATTGCTGAATTTCACGGGAAATTTTTTACCGCTTCTTCTCCGTTACGTACCGAGAGGAAATACTGCTAACACCGCGTCAATACGGCTCTCAGACTCATACATCGCTGAATTTTTCGAGACACGCGTAATGGCACCGATTTGCAGTTTCGATGCGGATCCGTTTGGAGAGTTTTGGCTTCCCTTTGGAACAAAGTGGGAATGAGACTTGTCTCGACTCGTATACAGAGCGTATAGAAACCAGACGAAGTACTTTATCGAGAGAATAAGAAAGCGGTAGCGATCTTTTCGGCGAGATCAAATTTCGATTGCCAGAAATAATATCGACGTTCGTTGCGCGGTAGGATAGACGATAGAAACGAGATAGAGACCCTTTTTATCCGCGTCGAATTTTGAACCCGTCGAAACTACGTCGGTACCATCTCTGTGAGGCCGACAACACGGACTCGAGTCGGCAGACTTgagatgaattaattaaataaatattctaattaatccGACTCGATTCTCGCGACTCTCGGTCTCGGTTTCGGTTTGATAGAGATGTCGATTCTAATTTCCAGTTCTCCGCGCTCCGGCGAAGTTTCGTAAAAACACGTCAAATAGCATCGTCGAGTGTTCGTTAAGCGCGTCTCGTGATTTCTGCGCTTCCAGAAGACGACTTTGAAAATAAGTCCATCGATAAAGGCCCCGACACTCCCGACGTTACTGATTTAACTCAGAAAGTATCTCCCTTCGGAACAACTCCCGCGAGCGGCAGGTGgtctctccctttcccccctTTACTTCGTTATTCCTCGTGAAAAcgtcgtcaaaaaaaaaaagaaaaaaaaatgctactACTTGAATAGATATTCTACGtcctaattaatttcttttttctttttcgcgtgAAATTTCCTCGAGTgaagaaaatgagagagataaaaaaaatagcattaGAGAGGAAACCGAAAACAGATGGATTGATGACGGAATAAAAACAGGAGCTAGGCTGTCGCGCCGAAGTCGCGGGAGTTATTCGGGCCggaagacttttttttcttttctctttcttttttttttaagtacgcGCCCGTTCTGCACATTATTGCACGCGGAGTCGCCGAGAACGGGAAGTTAAGCGAGAGACGTATATCTCTCAGCTGATTCTCGCTTGCTCCGTCGCATTTCGCGCTTATCTGTCATCGTTTTTGTCATCATTCATCACGTTACGTTTCATCCGTTTCTCCCTACGTATATTTGCCATGACTTGCTCGCTCGTTCTcccacaatttttttctttctttttttttccccctcctttTTACATTTCGCTTTCACTTTTGTAATATCCCCTTAATATGTCATAAATATCACTCGCGAGTTTTGTTATCCTTAACGCATCACggtgtatgtatataattatatttttttgttcatatatatttatatgtatatagtatCACTAGAGAATATTACTTGTGTGTCGGAAGGAACGCATCCTTCCCGAACTCTTGTTCGCTCGATCTTTCCTCGCTCTCCTAGGACGCCTTGCCGTCCGTATCAacactttattattatccaAATCCTTTCGCATCGAGTATTTTGTTTGCATATGTACCTAGGATTATCTATATCGATTACACGCGCCACGCAACAAGCGCtgtcgcgtttcttttttttcccttttttttatttttttttttgtattatcaTTACTGTAATACTCGTAGTAGTCTAGCGCAGTTTAAAAGTTTGAGTCAATCGCTTATTGCTCGAAATTTCCCACATCCCTCACGTGATCCTTTCCTCGTTAAGGACGCCCCGCGCTCGTCCTCGCCGACGGCGGTCCAACTACCTCGATCAAAAGGGACCGTTGAGATTCGTGCGGATATTCGCGATACTTCGTCAGCATCGATCGACGTGAGATCATTTGGGCGACAAATTGACACGTGCAATCGTCATTTAACACTTACAACGAACTACTAATAATACGAAAGACTacaagaatagaaaaaaaaaaagaaattaattaattaattaagtgaaTATCGCGCGTTTACATCAGACGGTCGTATTACGAGACTCGATCTACGGACTAAAGGCAAAAGGACAACAACTGCCAACGCTTTGTACTCcggcaaaataatttaataacggaacaaagaggaggaaaaaaatagcgaataaatatcgatttgAAAGACACTTGGCgtattttcctttctctctctttttttttgtttttttgttttttaaatacggaGAATCTGGTAAAACGCAAACGAGAGTAGTATTCTCGTGAAAATATCGCCAATCGTTCACTCGCCGCCGTCGAGTCGATCTCGGGGCGTATATTAATGAATACGCGTGtgaatacatataaattaaatatccatttctttcgcaattcccttaacgagtttttttttttatatatataatacttcTCACAAATTCCTTACCTACGCAGTTTAAAGACTTAAGTCTAATTTATCGCTTGAGTTACGTGAGCTAATCTCAATCTTGGATTCTCCATTTCTCGCGGAGACGCGGTCGCACGAACTCTTAAgtgtattttataaagatgcgtaataatatcttttaaatatccGCTTCTCACtcttttttctcgttattcttctttctcgcgcgcgcaccgAGGCCTCCCTTGAAGGGCGGAGGCCCTTCTACCTCATTGTTATTCGCTCTTCTTTCTTCGTcactctcactctctctttctcataaATATCTATATCCGCTAATCATTGATACTACCCGCTTATAGTCTAGCTTAAATAGAACTCGTCGACTCGCCGTTTCCTTACTCTCTTAAGAGCTGATTAAGTTACGCCGATCGCGTGCGGCAATGTGATGTGTCGCGGATGTGATAATGTGAATTAGTCTTAATAACTATACGCGCGACTTTCTCCCGTGCGCGAATTATACTCGCGAGTCGCTAAGGTTCTGCTTAAAAGCTAACGCGGTTCGAATTACTCGAATTACACTCGTGTATCGCTATAGTCTTACTTCTAACGCGATGGAGAGCGGAGAAATATTGTCTTCcattatttgaagaaaaatatatatatatatatattatatatatatgtatgtgtatatacgtGTGTACCGTATGTGATGTATACCTACATATTATATGtcgttatatgtatacgtgtCCCTCTCGTGTTGTATCTGCTCTTATGTgccgtacgtacgtacgtaatATCGGGAGAGAGTCTGTTCGCTCGCGCAAAGTAGATTGTATGTATTGACCTGTTGCCTCTGGAAAGGCGAAAAGACGCGAAACTCCGCCGAGAGCGAGGAGTGGAAGCACCAATAGTGACGCGACGAAAGTAGACTGAAAGAGAATCCTGTCCCGTCGAGTCCCTGTCAagttgtcgtcgtcgttattGTATTCTAGAAAAGAACGCGAATCGGAATGGAAGTTCGCAGAGCTCGTTTACTCACGGAAACGGCGAGTTACGCACTTGGCCGTACGAAGTGAATGGGGGAGGTCCTTCTTCCAGGTTTTATTCGTTTGGCACTTGACGATGCGAATGCCCGACACCCACACCCCCGGCTGTTCCCCGGCGTTCCGCCGCGCGATCTCGGATCGTTCAAACGCGATTGGCTCTGAATCAAAAATGCCATAAATCGAATgcgaaaaagtaatattctATCTTCCACGGTGGGAATGCGTACTTTATGCGATGGGTGCTTCCACTGATCCTCAACGGAGGCAATTCAATCTAGTTAGCGAATATTATATGAATGTTTGTAGAAAGGACCGTGAGAACAAAGAGGGACGCGTAACGAAAAGTAAGAAGAACggaaataaggaaaaaaagcgATTTAGTCTTTCTTGGCGGAGTAAGTCGTTGGACGGCACTCGCTGCCTCCTTAGTTTCCTTCCCTTTATTGCTTCATGGCCGAGAGAACGGCGTTGCGGTACATTCGGAGGAGCCGAGGTTGCCGCGAGCGCCGTAAAACGAGGGCCGCTAATGgatcgcgttaattaatcgacGGTTAACGTAATGGCGACGTGGATGAAACGCAGCTCCGCACGCGTTATCGACTctgacgcgcgcgcgcgttaatcTAAATAGGAACCAAAGTGCGGTGAGGCGCAATGACTCGTAGTCACGAGAAATGATACGTATAACGCACGTGCTACGTAACTAGTTTCGCAtctctataaataaattaagtaaacgTATTAACGCACAGGGgacaatttatataaagtaaaatatgcTTGTACGATTtccacataaaaaaaaaaaaaaaaaaatatgtgattGTGTGGATATGACTCTGATCCTCTTTCTTCGTGCGCTCCTCATTCGCCGGGTTTTCGTACGTCGAAGGTGGCCGGTTCTCTTGGCAATCCTTGCTCTCATCCTTCACTCGCTCTTCGCTCGAGCGCGAATTTATTGAAACCTTCGGCCTTCTTCGAACTGGATCCCTTTTTACTTTATCTGCTTTCCACGACGCCATTCCATGACAAAGTTATCGTAGAATCCATTTCTCCCAGCGTCGATTCATGGAGTTACGAGAGCGACGGGTGGAAAACGACGACCAGAAGTGTTAACGGAAACCATTTCTTCGCCGGGTATTATTATGATTACCGTGTGATTATTTCGTACCCGCGGCACGAGCGGTGGGCCATTTCCAGAGACACTAAAATCCCCGAAGCGAGGGTCGAAAGGCGGGTTCGCGATCAACCGTCGAAGAAGGAAATATTCTATCGTATCGTACGCAGGGAAGAGAGAGTCCTCTTCCCCGAAGCAGGATCCGGCGGATCCAAGAGATCAGAGAGCGGGGAGCGCGCGCGGTATCGTACGCGGTATCTCCTGGTTTTAAACGTACATTCCCATCCCGTACATGGATCCCCAGTCGACGCCCTGGAAACTCGACATGTCGACGTTGGTGAGCGAGTACCCCTGATAGGGATTGCCGggcgccgcggcggcggcagccgCGGCCGCAGCGGGCGAGGATGCCGCCgcagcggcagcggcagcggcCGCGGCGGCACCAGGTGCCTGCGCCGGAGCCGCCTGGGCGGTGGGTGCCGCCGcggcggccgccgccgccaccgccgcagCCGGTATCGGATAGGGCGCGTACCGATATGTCGAAAGAGCCGGATAGCTAGTAGCAGCGAACAGCTTGCCGTATCCCGCGACCGCGTTCTGCACTTGcgcggccgccgccgcggcggcggccgccTGTACCTGTGCCGCTTGTGCCTGCGCGGCCACCAGCTGCGAGGCCGCTGCCGCGACCGGCAGCGGTGGCTGCGGCGCAAGCCGTACACCTAGAGCGCCAAGCACTACCCGCTTGCCGAGGGCGAGCGCGCCCGGCTGCACCGCTTCCTTCGGCTGGGCCTTCTTGCACTCGACCTTCTTGTTCTTGATCGTGTGGAAGTGTATCTCGCACACGCGGTCCACTACGTCCTCGTTCTCGAAAGTGACGAAGCCGAAACCGCGGTGGCGCTTCGTCTGTTGATCCATCAGCATCACCGTCTCCTCCACCTTCCCGAATTGATTGAAGTAGGCCTTGACCTCATCGCTGCTGGTGTCCTGACTGACACCGCCTACGAAGATCTTCTTAGTGCGATTGGCCTGTTTCGCGCGATTCTTCGGCGTCGCGTGCTTCGGATCGATCTTCTTGCCATCCAAGGTGTGAATGGGACACTTGAGGACTTTGTCGACGCTACCGGGCTCGGCGAACGTGATGAAGCCGAAACCACGGCTACGCTGTAACCGAACAAGCCGAGAACCGGCACGATGCACAAAGACCGTCTATTTGCGCGCCACCCTTTC contains:
- the Msi gene encoding RNA-binding protein Musashi homolog 2 isoform X1; this encodes MAAASFPPNFSNVGVLENCAGMEATNGAIEHDFHNTLVPINGSHSGSSGRSTPNGGDPAPGKLFVGGLSWQTSSEKLREYFGMFGTVTDVLIMKDPMTQRSRGFGFITFAEPGSVDKVLKCPIHTLDGKKIDPKHATPKNRAKQANRTKKIFVGGVSQDTSSDEVKAYFNQFGKVEETVMLMDQQTKRHRGFGFVTFENEDVVDRVCEIHFHTIKNKKVECKKAQPKEAVQPGALALGKRVVLGALGVRLAPQPPLPVAAAASQLVAAQAQAAQVQAAAAAAAAAQVQNAVAGYGKLFAATSYPALSTYRYAPYPIPAAAVAAAAAAAAPTAQAAPAQAPGAAAAAAAAAAAASSPAAAAAAAAAAPGNPYQGYSLTNVDMSSFQGVDWGSMYGMGMYV
- the Msi gene encoding RNA-binding protein Musashi homolog 2 isoform X2, which produces MFSYATFPTMGAGMEATNGAIEHDFHNTLVPINGSHSGSSGRSTPNGGDPAPGKLFVGGLSWQTSSEKLREYFGMFGTVTDVLIMKDPMTQRSRGFGFITFAEPGSVDKVLKCPIHTLDGKKIDPKHATPKNRAKQANRTKKIFVGGVSQDTSSDEVKAYFNQFGKVEETVMLMDQQTKRHRGFGFVTFENEDVVDRVCEIHFHTIKNKKVECKKAQPKEAVQPGALALGKRVVLGALGVRLAPQPPLPVAAAASQLVAAQAQAAQVQAAAAAAAAAQVQNAVAGYGKLFAATSYPALSTYRYAPYPIPAAAVAAAAAAAAPTAQAAPAQAPGAAAAAAAAAAAASSPAAAAAAAAAAPGNPYQGYSLTNVDMSSFQGVDWGSMYGMGMYV
- the Msi gene encoding RNA-binding protein Musashi homolog 2 isoform X3, translated to MEATNGAIEHDFHNTLVPINGSHSGSSGRSTPNGGDPAPGKLFVGGLSWQTSSEKLREYFGMFGTVTDVLIMKDPMTQRSRGFGFITFAEPGSVDKVLKCPIHTLDGKKIDPKHATPKNRAKQANRTKKIFVGGVSQDTSSDEVKAYFNQFGKVEETVMLMDQQTKRHRGFGFVTFENEDVVDRVCEIHFHTIKNKKVECKKAQPKEAVQPGALALGKRVVLGALGVRLAPQPPLPVAAAASQLVAAQAQAAQVQAAAAAAAAAQVQNAVAGYGKLFAATSYPALSTYRYAPYPIPAAAVAAAAAAAAPTAQAAPAQAPGAAAAAAAAAAAASSPAAAAAAAAAAPGNPYQGYSLTNVDMSSFQGVDWGSMYGMGMYV